One window of the Chiroxiphia lanceolata isolate bChiLan1 chromosome 30, bChiLan1.pri, whole genome shotgun sequence genome contains the following:
- the ATP5MC2 gene encoding ATP synthase F(0) complex subunit C2, mitochondrial, translated as MFTCAKFVSAPALVRRSSRVLGQPLSSAVLSSPEARPEQVQAGAPRTLRTSAAHRDIDTAAKFIGAGAATVGVAGSGAGIGTVFGSLIIGYARNPSLKQQLFSYAILGFALSEAMGLFCLMVAFLILFAM; from the exons ATGTTCACCTGTGCAAAGTTCGTCTCAGCTCCCGCGCTC GTGAGGAGGAGCTCGAGGGTGCTGGGCCAGCCCCTCTCgtctgcagtgctgagcagccCCGAGGCCCGGCCAGAGCAG gtGCAGGCGGGAGCCCCCCGGACCCTCCGGACGAGCGCTGCCCACCGGGACATCGACACGGCCGCCAAGTTCATCGGGGCCGGCGCTGCCACCGTGGGCGTGGCCGGGTCTGGCGCCGGCATCGGCACCGTGTTTGGGAGCCTCATCATCGGCTACGCCAG gaacCCCTCGctcaagcagcagctcttctccTACGCCATCCTGGGCTTTGCCCTCTCCGAGGCCATGGGGCTCTTCTGCCTCATGGTGgccttcctcatcctcttcgCCATGTGA